Proteins co-encoded in one Aspergillus fumigatus Af293 chromosome 6, whole genome shotgun sequence genomic window:
- the fmqE gene encoding MFS-type transporter fmqE gives MPEDKVEAIEHVESSRHDATVNEKAIADFLNAEKEMTTWQAVRAHRRLLLFAILPFVCASNYGYDTVSNGSSIAMPAFIMSFGAMNHATGSMYLPSIWTSLWTSMTNLGQALGSLIAGFLAERIGRRWTAVSLAILSIVGTFILVFSSTRGMLLVGKTMNGAVVGGLMAIGTTYAADVAPIKLRGALLQAIVFFGVAMQGVSLGIVRAFILDMRPLAWKIVFGIQWAFATLVLIAAFLVPESPVFYVAHGKHDKAQSALRRLHGSSDQYLHIRYGAIVHALDEERKQQSESVSWAELFKGCNLKRTITIGFIMFSTSAIGVPFLTQNIYFLITVGLNVTSVFDIGIGGFFLGCLFVMLGWLSNEGIGRRRLWLWGLIGNFLCMVTIGALGFSTTKASQLAIAVIMNVLISYGVYATVGVAWTICPEISSHRLRQYSQSVAFIVGAVGGWLFNFITPYMYNVDSGNLGAKTGFVYAGLTVVVAVISWFLVPETAGLSVEDIDRAYEMGTAPRHFKSAKATVSAESGH, from the exons ATGCCCGAAGACAAGGTCGAAGCCATCGAACATGTCGAATCCAGTCGCCATGATGCCACGGTCAACGAGAAGGCGATTGCGGACTTCCTGAAcgcagagaaggagatgacGACCTGGCAGGCCGTCAGGGCGCATAGACGCTTGTTGCTCTTTG CTATCCTCCCCTTCGTTTGTGCGAGTAACTATGGCTATGATACTGTCTCCAACGGTTCCAGTATTGCCATGCCGGCCTTTATTATGTCCTTTGGCGCCATGAATCATGCCACAGGGTCTATGTATCTGCCGTCTATCTGGACATCGCTCTGGACTTCCATGACCAACCTCGGCCAGGCCCTGGGCTCTCTGATAGCCGGGTTCCTTGCCGAGCGCATCGGTCGTCGCTGGACTGCCGTGTCACTCGCCATCCTTTCTATCGTGGGCACCTTCattctcgtcttctcctcgaccAGGGGCATGTTATTAGTCGGCAAGACGATGAATGGAGCCGTGGTGGGAGGATTGATGGCGATTGGGACCACGTACGCCGCCGAC GTTGCTCCCATCAAACTCCGTGGTGCTCTCCTGCAggccatcgtcttcttcggcgtGGCCATGCAGGGGGTGAGTTTGGGAATCGTGCGCGCCTTCATTCTCGACATGAGACCGCTTGCTTGGAAGATTGTCTTTGGCATCCAGTGGGCTTTTGCCACCTTAGTCTTGATTGCTGCTTTTCTCGTGCCCGA GTCTCCCGTCTTCTACGTGGCACACGGAAAGCATGATAAGGCCCAAAGCGCACTCCGGCGCTTACACGGCAGTTCCGACCAGTACCTCCACATCCGCTACGGGGCCATCGTCCACGCGCTCGACGAGGAGAGGAAACAGCAGTCTGAATCAGTGTCCTGGGCCGAGCTCTTCAAGGGCTGCAATCTCAAGCGGACCATCACTATTGGGTTCATCATGTTTAGCACCAGCGCCATTGGCGTGCCGTTCCTGACGCAGAATATCTATTTTCTCATCACGGTGGGCCTCAACGTGACCAGCGTTTTCGACATCGGGATCGGCGGGTTTTTCCTCGGCTGTCTCTTTGTGATGCTCGGCTGGCTCTCCAACGAAGGGATCGGTCGCCGGAGACTGTGGCTCTGGGGCTTAATCGGCAACTTCCTCTGCATGGTAACTATCGGTGCGTTGGGATTCAGCACCACGAAGGCGAGCCAGTTGGCAATTGCGGTAATCAT GAACGTCCTCATCTCGTACGGTGTCTATGCCACGGTTGGTGTAGCCTGGACCATCTGCCCTGAGATCTCGTCCCACCGTCTTCGCCAATACTCGCAGTCGGTTGCCTTCATTGTTGGCGCCGTTGGCGGTTGGCTGTTCAATTTTATCACCCCGTACATGTATAATGTCGATTCGGGCAATCTGGGCGCGAAGACTGGCTTTGTGTATGCCGGGTTGACGGTGGTCGTTGCCGTTATCTCTTGGTTCCTCGTTCCCGAGACGGCAGGCCTCAGCGTCGAAGACATTGATAGGGCATATGAGATGGGAACCGCACCACGACACTTCAAGTCTGCCAAAGCGACAGTCAGTGCCGAGAGTGGACATTGA
- the nrps11 gene encoding nonribosomal peptide synthetase fmqC, whose protein sequence is MPDLIQTKSVVLGYGVKMVLAPAKAARSLLIREEAVWRFSLPRVLSTPTTMLETTEPIAHASELDKPSIVVTNTEVDSEDNTSSVLGRYIPQKCLQNARLAAVNSCVNEIFEARFRERPDAPAVCAWDGSYTYRELNDRSSALAHKLRRRGVQAEVLVALLFEKSKFSVVAMHAVIKAGGAFQLWDPSLPVARLGGMFAESKAHLVLASAANARLAAEISENVMVVDESLVPPWESAPLNPGTQPENALYCVFTSGSTGKPKGFLMDHRAFCTCALGVGELLGLNGASRLIQFSANSFDLATFDHILPFLCGACLCIPSEEERKGDLTRAFNRYRATHAVLTPTVSRLLEPEKLTTLQVLLLAGEAPSREDIRRWASTVGLLNGYSPAEAGCITIVNPSLQESHPSKIGFPVSVVPWVVDPDDCNRLVPAGEVGELVLQGHTLARGYFGRPDQSKAAFIPTPAWVRQFGYETYGRLYRTGDLVRFDAEDESLVYIGRKDSQVKIRGQRLELGEVEHALQQFFPRPQIVVVELLTAEDREPALVGFVYQPGSSQHMPAPPQHQDNSLFLVADDQFCADAQKALASLRDILPPYMIPSDLLRISHLPMVPSGKTDRRLIRMRAVDLAPEERRKYSSVLGQSRDQPVTQLEESLLGLWATCLKLPPSQIGVLDNFFHLGGGSLEAIHLAAEARNMGFAELSSAAVFQCPTIREMAGMLDGVTASVQEQDPRGCTSFQLESSLVAELLRKSQCTLEDLQEGFLPLTPFQEKTAKMKPMHLLLDIPGIDHSRLEAAWALVLEKHISFRSIYVEHQGRVYQAFLRQPDTVSIPIRWCDEPVHECAARFCEQDVDLILDGRPWWSMTRINNKIDSVLVLRLTHAQWDALTLDVLFKDFMAAYESRELSRRDLEFPAYMRFRLRHNASPATVRFWSTFLHGSRLTQPLLLDGAAEVDPGNEAMVFVSQQIPMLTPPHGITLGSVFRAAWAFVLARYTGQEDVVFGEFVEGRSLLVKSVEKVTGCAAAETPMRIVVSPTASVRDLLKHSQEQYVARIPYETCELEDIVPSSTSWPTDTTFNHILVIQHEPVLPPVALDGRPCPHRWAFHGRLEDVYVQMVFGPDTLHVGMSGPEIRLSRTIATQLVEKLASTITQFNDRPEALLSEITV, encoded by the exons ATGCCCGATCTCATCCAGACCAAATCGGTGGTCCTAGGCTACGGTGTAAAGATGGTTTTGGCTCCAGCGAAAGCAGCGAGGAGTCTT TTAATacgagaagaagccgtcTGGAGATTCTCCCTGCCCAGAGTCTTGTCAACGCCTACGACAATGTTGGAGACGACGGAGCCAATTGCGCACGCCAGCGAGCTGGACAAACCCAGCATCGTTGTCACGAACACCGAGGTCGACAGCGAGGATAACACTTCCTCCGTTCTGGGCCGCTATATACCACAGAAATGCCTCCAGAACGCAAGGCTCGCAGCTGTAAACTCGTGTGTCAACGAGATCTTCGAGGCTCGCTTCCGGGAGCGGCCCGACGCCCCCGCGGTCTGTGCCTGGGATGGCAGCTACACTTACCGCGAGTTGAACGACAGATCATCCGCTCTTGCCCACAAACTCCGTCGCCGGGGTGTGCAAGCAGAGGTGTTGGTGGCACTCCTCTTTGAGAAATCTAAATTCAGCGTCGTTGCAATGCACGCTGTGATCAAGGCCGGCGGCGCGTTTCAACTGTGGGACCCATCCTTGCCTGTGGCTCGCTTGGGAGGAATGTTTGCTGAGTCAAAAGCGCACTTGGTGCTCGCATCGGCCGCAAATGCCCGACTGGCCGCTGAAATCAGTGAGAATGTGATGGTGGTGGACGAGTCCCTTGTTCCCCCCTGGGAGTCTGCACCGCTGAATCCTGGAACGCAACCGGAGAATGCGCTGTACTGCGTCTTCACTTCCGGCTCGACCGGCAAGCCCAAGGGGTTCTTGATGGATCACCGAGCGTTCTGCACCTGTGCACTCGGCGTCGGAGAATTACTCGGATTGAATGGAGCCTCCCGGCTTATTCAGTTCTCTGCGAACTCGTTTGATCTTGCGACGTTCGATCATATTCTTCCGTTCCTGTGCGGTGCATGCCTCTGCATCCCatccgaggaagagaggaaaggCGACCTTACTCGCGCATTCAACAGATACCGTGCTACCCATGCCGTACTCACGCCCACGGTGAGTCGTCTCCTGGAGCCCGAAAAGCTCACCACCTTGCAGGTATTGCTGCTAGCAGGTGAGGCGCCCAGCAGGGAAGATATCCGGCGTTGGGCCTCCACTGTCGGGCTGCTCAACGGTTACAGccctgcagaagctggatgCATCACTATTGTCAACCCGTCCTTGCAGGAGAGTCATCCGAGCAAGATCGGATTCCCCGTCAGCGTGGTACCCTGGGTAGTGGACCCAGACGACTGCAATCGACTAGTGCCGGCTGGAGAGGTAGGAGAGCTGGTACTGCAGGGACATACGTTGGCGCGAGGATACTTTGGACGCCCGGACCAAAGTAAAGCGGCCTTCATCCCGACGCCTGCATGGGTACGCCAATTTGGCTACGAGACCTATGGACGTCTGTACAGGACGGGAGACCTGGTTCGATTCGATGCCGAGGACGAGTCCCTGGTCTACATCGGCCGCAAGGATTCCCAGGTGAAGATCCGCGGTCAGCGACTGGAACTGGGTGAGGTTGAGCATGCGTTGCAGCAATTCTTTCCCCGGCCCCAGATAGTCGTGGTCGAGTTATTGACGGCCGAGGATAGGGAGCCAGCCTTGGTCGGGTTTGTCTACCAGCCTGGAAGCTCGCAACATATGCCAGCCCCGCCGCAGCACCAGGACAATAGTCTTTTCCTGGTGGCCGATGACCAGTTTTGCGCCGACGCCCAGAAAGCTCTGGCATCGCTGCGGGATATATTGCCCCCGTACATGATCCCATCCGATCTGCTGCGGATCTCCCATCTACCCATGGTACCGTCGGGAAAGACTGACCGTCGATTGATCCGGATGCGTGCGGTGGATCTGGCGCccgaggagaggagaaagtaCAGCAGTGTGCTCGGTCAATCCCGGGACCAACCAGTAACCCAGCTGGAAGAGTCGCTGCTGGGGCTCTGGGCTACCTGCCTCAagcttcctccttcgcaGATCGGTGTCCTGGATAATTTCTTCCACCTGGGCGGGGGCTCACTGGAAGCCATCCATCTCGCCGCGGAAGCCCGAAACATGGGGTTCGCGGAATTATCCTCAGCAGCTGTGTTCCAGTGTCCCACCATTCGGGAGATGGCAGGCATGTTGGACGGGGTGACGGCCTCTGTCCAAGAACAGGACCCCCGCGGCTGCACCTCCTTCCAGCTGGAGTCGTCACTGGTGGCTGAATTGCTGCGGAAAAGTCAATGCACGCTCGAGGACCTGCAAGAAGGGTTCCTACCCCTTACTCCCTTCCAAGAGAAAACcgcgaagatgaagccgatGCACCTGTTGCTCGACATTCCCGGCATCGACCATTCGCGCCTCGAGGCCGCTTGGGCGCTCGTGCTAGAAAAACACATCAGTTTCCGATCCATCTACGTGGAGCACCAAGGCCGTGTCTACCAAGCTTTTCTGCGCCAACCTGACACGGTCTCTATTCCTATCAGATGGTGCGATGAACCAGTGCATGAATGTGCGGCAAGATTCTGCGAACAAGATGTGGATCTGATCCTGGATGGCCGCCCCTGGTGGAGCATGACCAGAATCAACAACAAGATCGACAGTGTTCTCGTGCTCCGACTGACCCATGCCCAATGGGATGCTCTAACCCTGGATGTGCTTTTCAAAGACTTTATGGCGGCCTACGAGAGTCGCGAACTCTCTCGGCGAGACCTGGAATTTCCCGCCTACATGCGGTTCCGTCTGAGACACAATGCGTCGCCGGCAACAGTCAGATTCTGGTCAACGTTCTTGCACGGTTCCCGGCTCACTCAGCCCCTGCTTCTCGATGGCGCCGCGGAGGTAGACCCAGGAAATGAGGCGATGGTCTTTGTGTCTCAGCAGATTCCGATGTTGACCCCTCCTCACGGGATTACCCTGGGTTCCGTATTTCGGGCCGCCTGGGCTTTCGTGCTGGCCCGCTACACCGGGCAAGAGGACGTGGTCTTTGGCGAGTTTGTTGAGGGTCGCTCCCTGCTGGTGAAAAGCGTGGAGAAGGTCACTGGCTGCGCAGCTGCGGAGACCCCCATGCGCATCGTCGTTTCGCCCACGGCATCGGTCCGCGACCTCCTCAAGCATTCCCAGGAGCAATACGTTGCGCGAATTCCGTACGAGACCTGCGAGCTGGAAGATATCGTGccatccagcacctcctgGCCCACCGACACCACGTTCAACCATATCCTGGTCATACAGCATGAGCCAGTGCTTCCTCCTGTGGCTCTGGATGGGCGTCCATGCCCGCACCGGTGGGCCTTCCACGGACGGCTCGAGGACGTCTACGTCCAAATGGTGTTCGGCCCGGATACGCTGCACGTTGGAATGTCTGGTCCGGAGATCCGGCTGTCCAGGACCATTGCGACCCAGTTggttgagaagctggcgtcGACAATAACGCAATTCAATGACCGGCCAGAAGCTCTGTTATCTGAGATTACGGTGTGA